From a single Streptomyces rubradiris genomic region:
- a CDS encoding helix-turn-helix domain-containing protein gives MPGDPWNTPKARELAERRRPGALIRLGREHRAWTLADLGERLGCSPATVSRLERSTRVVDLTLVHRAALEVDVPRHILMHSLAPAAPAAPEATRVTASPHAEEDPMRRRTLLAATAAGPAALLMGLDEALADTPAPTGGGPLDARLATARELYDKGAHGRLLAVLPGLIGDGHAAASSRRELDQARLSSVYSLAAAVLVKVGSYEQARLTADRARTWAEVSGSPLASAAAVRELAIVLRHQDRNEEAQRLMTAAAARVEATGLRTEASTSAYAQMLCTLAYTAARGGRRTEALAMTEEARRAARRLPASAPAGRLFPIAPAAVDLYAVGVHWALGDAGAALEAGKDLRPAQFTTAERKARLGTDMARAWWAWQRPAQTAQALLSAYRASPGEVRDRPTIRSIVTELAERHPRTAGVRELHTAVFSPSR, from the coding sequence GTGCCCGGTGACCCATGGAACACCCCCAAGGCGCGCGAGTTAGCCGAGCGGCGGCGCCCCGGCGCACTCATCCGTCTCGGCCGTGAACACCGCGCCTGGACACTTGCCGACCTCGGTGAACGACTCGGCTGTTCGCCGGCCACGGTGTCCCGGCTGGAGCGCAGCACCCGGGTCGTCGACCTGACCCTGGTACACCGCGCCGCACTCGAAGTCGACGTCCCACGACACATCTTGATGCACTCCTTGGCGCCAGCCGCCCCGGCGGCACCGGAGGCCACTAGAGTGACGGCCAGCCCGCACGCCGAGGAGGACCCCATGCGCCGCCGAACGCTGCTCGCCGCCACGGCGGCCGGACCGGCCGCCCTGCTGATGGGCCTGGACGAGGCCCTGGCCGACACCCCCGCCCCGACCGGCGGCGGACCGCTGGACGCCCGGCTGGCCACCGCCCGCGAGCTGTACGACAAGGGCGCGCACGGTCGTCTGCTCGCCGTCCTGCCCGGCCTGATCGGCGACGGGCACGCCGCCGCCTCGTCTCGCCGAGAACTCGACCAGGCCCGGCTCTCCTCCGTCTACAGCCTGGCCGCCGCGGTACTGGTCAAGGTCGGCTCCTACGAGCAGGCACGGCTCACCGCGGACCGAGCCCGCACCTGGGCCGAAGTATCCGGCTCCCCCCTCGCATCCGCGGCAGCCGTCCGGGAACTGGCGATCGTGCTGCGCCACCAGGACCGCAACGAAGAAGCCCAGCGCCTCATGACGGCAGCGGCTGCACGAGTAGAAGCCACGGGTCTACGCACCGAAGCCTCGACGTCGGCGTACGCACAGATGCTCTGCACCCTGGCCTACACCGCCGCCCGCGGCGGGCGTCGCACCGAGGCCCTGGCGATGACCGAGGAAGCACGCCGCGCCGCCCGCCGGCTACCGGCGAGCGCTCCAGCCGGCCGCCTGTTCCCCATCGCTCCGGCCGCCGTCGACCTGTACGCCGTCGGCGTGCACTGGGCACTCGGCGACGCCGGCGCCGCCCTGGAAGCCGGCAAGGACCTGCGGCCCGCCCAGTTCACGACAGCCGAGCGGAAGGCGCGCCTGGGCACCGACATGGCACGGGCCTGGTGGGCATGGCAGCGCCCCGCCCAGACGGCCCAGGCCCTGCTGTCCGCATACCGCGCCAGCCCCGGGGAAGT